The genomic region TCGGGCACGAACTTGGTGTGCGAGCGCGTGCCGTTCAGCCCGAGCTCGCGCATGACCGCGGTCACGGGGTTCGCGATCGTCATCACGTCACCAGCCGCGTTGACGCGCGCCAACGCGGCCGTCGAGAACGAGGGTGACGTCGAGCCCGTGAGACACCCGTCACCGATCAGCAAGCCGAGCGCGTACGCGTCCATCGGCACGTCACGTTCCGGCAGGCACACCGGCGCGCTGAGCATCGGCAGCTCGTAGCGGCGGGCGTGCGCGGCGCGGAGGTTGCCGATCATCTCCTTGGTCTGCAGCACCCGCCACGGCTTGTTGCGACGCCGGTCGGATGCCGTGCGCACAGTCCACAGGTGCTCGCCGCACGCGAGGGTCGAGGAGCCGTCCTGGGCCGTGACGCGGTACACGTCCTTCTCGCCCTGCGGGTAGACCCCCAGTACCGGCGTCGGCTCACCGTTCGACCCGATGACGAGGTCTCCGACCTGCAGCGAGCCGATCGGCCGGTAGCCGTCGGGGGTGAGCACCGGCGTGAAGATCGGCTGAGCGCGGCCACGCATGTACGCCAGCGGCGCCACCTCGATCGTGCCCGCCTGGGTCAGCCGCGGGATCGACTCCGGGTCGACCATGTCGTGCAGCGCGTCGTAGAGCGGGCGCAGGTACGGGTCGATCTTCTCGTAGAGCGTGCCCGGCAGGTAGCCGAGGCGCTCGCCGGCCTCGACGGCCGGGCGGGTGAGGATGATGCGGTTGACCTGCTTGGCCTGCAGTGCCTGCACGGCCTTGGCCATGGCGAGGTAGGTCTTGCCGGTGCCGGCCGGGCCGATGCCGAACACGATCGTGTTCTTGTCGATGGCGTCGACGTAGTGCTTCTGGTTCAGCGTCTTCGGCCGGATCGTGCGGCCGCGGCGGCTGATGATGTCGAGGCTCAGCACGTCGGCCGGCGACTCGTCGACGTTCGCGCTCAGCATGGCGACGGTGCGGCGGACGGTGTTGGTGTCGACGGCCTGGCCGCGGCTGGCGAGGGTGACGAGCTCGGTGAACACGCGTTCCGCGAAGGCGACGTCGGCGGGGGAGCCGGAGAGGGTGATCTCGTTCCCGCGCACGTGGACGTCGGCGTCGAGCAGTTCCTCGGCGAGCCGGAGGTTCTCGTCGCGCGACCCCAGCAGGCTGAGCACCGCACCGTCGGGCACGGCGAACCGGGACTGACCTTCCTTGTTGCTCTGCTGTGATTCTTCGGCCACGTGGCCCCGGCCTGCTTCCTGTCGCTCGGATCTGATGGCCACGATGCTAGTCCGGCCGAAAATCAGTGGCTACCGGATTGCTCACCGTGTGTGCTCAGCGGTTGTGGAGATCCGCAGGCTGACCGTTGCCGACGTACCTGACTGCATGAAGCTCATCACGGACCGGGGTTGGGCGTGGACCCCGGAGCAGTGGGAGATGATGCTCGCGCTGGGGCCGGGCTGGGGTGCGTTCGACGCGACCGGGCTGCTCGGCACGGCGTTGACGACGCCGTACCCGCAGATGCAGGCGATCAGCGGGGTGCTGGTGGGTTCGTGGGCCGGACGCAGGGGAATCGGCACCGAGCTGATGGCCGGTATATTGGATATCGGCCCGTCGACCCTTTACGCGACGGCGATGGGTGAGCCGCTGTACGTGCGGCTCGGCTTTCACCCTGTCGGGGCCACGACGGAGCTGCAGGGCGTGTTCACCGGTGGTACGACCGGTGTCACGAGGCCTGCCGGGCCGGCTGACATGTCGGAACTCGCCGAGCTCGACCGCGAGGTGAGCGGGTTCTCGCGGTCGGTGTTGTGGGAGCGGCTGCTCGACCCGGCGTCGCCGTACCGGGTGCTGAGGTCGGACGCCGGGGTGGTGGCGACGCGGCCGAACCCGGCGGGTGTGACGGTGGGTCCGCTGATCGCGCCCACGGCGGCGGTGGCGTGCGAGATGATCGCGGACGTGGCCGCCGGTGCGGGCCGGGTCCGGGTGGACACGGGTGACGCGGACGTGGCGGCCTTCC from Lentzea guizhouensis harbors:
- a CDS encoding PhoH family protein, which codes for MAEESQQSNKEGQSRFAVPDGAVLSLLGSRDENLRLAEELLDADVHVRGNEITLSGSPADVAFAERVFTELVTLASRGQAVDTNTVRRTVAMLSANVDESPADVLSLDIISRRGRTIRPKTLNQKHYVDAIDKNTIVFGIGPAGTGKTYLAMAKAVQALQAKQVNRIILTRPAVEAGERLGYLPGTLYEKIDPYLRPLYDALHDMVDPESIPRLTQAGTIEVAPLAYMRGRAQPIFTPVLTPDGYRPIGSLQVGDLVIGSNGEPTPVLGVYPQGEKDVYRVTAQDGSSTLACGEHLWTVRTASDRRRNKPWRVLQTKEMIGNLRAAHARRYELPMLSAPVCLPERDVPMDAYALGLLIGDGCLTGSTSPSFSTAALARVNAAGDVMTIANPVTAVMRELGLNGTRSHTKFVPELYLQNSADVRLALLQGLLDSDGGPVTQVGRTSRIQYTTTSPRLRDDVVGLVRSLGGVAHWRCRPAAGRKPGMAKGREVGYVHDAYVLDIRLPEGVEPFRLERKREKYHAAGGGGRPMRFIDSIEPAGRTETVCIQVAAQDSLYVTEDYLLTHNTLNDAFIILDEAQNTTPEQMKMFLTRLGFGSKVVVTGDITQVDLPGGQRSGLKVVKDILNGVDDVHFSVLTSQDVVRHSLVGDIVDAYEKWQVEQDALDQNERHQGPGARRGNQRRGR
- a CDS encoding GNAT family N-acetyltransferase, whose translation is MKLITDRGWAWTPEQWEMMLALGPGWGAFDATGLLGTALTTPYPQMQAISGVLVGSWAGRRGIGTELMAGILDIGPSTLYATAMGEPLYVRLGFHPVGATTELQGVFTGGTTGVTRPAGPADMSELAELDREVSGFSRSVLWERLLDPASPYRVLRSDAGVVATRPNPAGVTVGPLIAPTAAVACEMIADVAAGAGRVRVDTGDADVAAFLREQGFEVGGGGCTVMVRGADDVPGDRSRYFAPASLALG